A window of the Deinococcus sp. Marseille-Q6407 genome harbors these coding sequences:
- a CDS encoding DUF2726 domain-containing protein codes for MTAITRVKTPALPSGHVEQSSGYRSATGQYQRLDLYQRHMLCALARAGGEMSTSSLATDMDLIRSRMSQLSGAGMVIQVPGGWKLTSAARPIAQADARASMHVSLIVAQPNMLLQPCESYHERMIYKVCIQLFTGCPVILNVPLHRVINADTISRFLNEEDMRFATHPSAHFDVVVLGATSLRPILAIEADGDQHNHPDQVAQDTKKNRICHVVGLPLVRVRIRTQINEEKVVRQPGSQLTRLARAARPEHRGHEELASALTGLRR; via the coding sequence ATGACAGCCATCACCAGGGTAAAGACACCAGCGCTCCCGTCAGGTCATGTGGAGCAATCCTCCGGTTACCGTAGTGCCACCGGGCAGTATCAGCGCTTGGATCTGTATCAGCGCCATATGCTCTGTGCCCTGGCCAGGGCAGGTGGAGAGATGAGCACGTCCAGCCTTGCCACTGACATGGATCTGATCCGCAGCCGCATGAGTCAGCTCTCTGGGGCAGGAATGGTCATTCAGGTTCCCGGGGGCTGGAAACTCACCAGTGCTGCCCGGCCCATCGCCCAGGCAGATGCCAGAGCCTCCATGCACGTATCGCTGATCGTTGCGCAACCCAATATGCTGCTTCAACCGTGCGAGTCGTACCACGAACGCATGATCTACAAGGTCTGCATCCAGCTGTTCACGGGGTGCCCGGTCATCCTAAACGTGCCTCTGCACCGCGTGATCAACGCTGATACCATCAGCCGCTTTCTGAACGAGGAGGACATGCGGTTCGCCACCCATCCCAGCGCTCACTTCGATGTCGTGGTGCTAGGGGCAACCTCCCTCAGACCCATCCTTGCCATTGAAGCAGACGGCGACCAGCACAATCACCCCGATCAAGTGGCACAGGACACTAAAAAGAACCGCATCTGCCACGTCGTAGGATTGCCACTGGTACGTGTCCGCATCCGCACACAGATAAATGAAGAGAAGGTTGTCCGGCAGCCTGGAAGTCAACTCACCCGCCTGGCACGTGCTGCCCGACCAGAACACCGCGGTCATGAGGAACTGGCCAGCGCCCTAACAGGTTTGAGGCGTTAA
- a CDS encoding transposase encodes MYKQASGERAHILSQRILDIPETLYQRRSLEASLHLFHSPGQKTKFSQAEGVSPSALSRFFNIYDWDSDRCWEEMQDTQWRMLLDAARHKRRPRLRLSVDLTTVEKVGTQLPYVSVYNGRHGIHLVVLFAENGELKFPISYRIYQGKHTSTPVTLALDLLEEVPDFVGKRFQVCVLADSGFESAVFLEGVQRLGFEFVVGVRSNRRTDHPGRVTVADCPHGGYVNLANWPLETLSLGRMDRGDREFFAVSSELLEGDDILAEGKRRWALESFFKEGKHQFGLAQFALRTARGLDRWILMVFLAFTLTTLHRSEALTLKEAARLALYALFPEVRLNHLLGQLRKEQEFLHQHGYSLSYARCNL; translated from the coding sequence GTGTACAAACAGGCTTCAGGGGAGCGCGCCCATATTCTCTCACAGCGGATTCTGGACATTCCAGAGACGCTGTACCAACGGCGAAGCCTGGAGGCTTCGCTGCACCTCTTCCACAGTCCAGGTCAGAAGACCAAGTTCAGCCAGGCAGAGGGAGTCAGCCCCAGTGCACTCAGCCGTTTCTTCAACATCTACGACTGGGATTCAGACCGTTGCTGGGAAGAGATGCAGGACACCCAATGGCGCATGTTGCTGGACGCGGCTCGTCACAAACGCAGACCTCGTCTGCGTCTCAGTGTGGACCTGACCACGGTGGAAAAGGTGGGGACTCAACTGCCCTACGTCAGCGTCTACAACGGCAGGCACGGCATCCATCTGGTGGTCCTGTTCGCCGAAAATGGGGAACTGAAGTTCCCCATTTCTTACCGGATCTACCAGGGCAAGCACACCAGCACCCCGGTCACACTGGCCCTCGACTTGCTGGAAGAGGTGCCAGACTTCGTCGGGAAGCGCTTTCAGGTCTGCGTACTGGCAGACAGTGGATTCGAATCCGCTGTTTTTCTGGAAGGCGTGCAGCGCCTGGGTTTTGAGTTCGTGGTGGGTGTGCGGAGCAACCGACGCACGGATCATCCTGGGCGGGTGACGGTTGCGGACTGTCCGCATGGGGGGTACGTCAACCTCGCCAACTGGCCTCTGGAAACGCTGTCTCTGGGGAGGATGGACCGTGGGGACCGTGAATTCTTCGCGGTGTCGTCTGAGCTGTTAGAGGGGGATGACATCCTGGCCGAAGGAAAACGGCGCTGGGCACTGGAGTCGTTTTTCAAAGAAGGGAAGCATCAGTTTGGGTTGGCGCAGTTCGCGCTGCGAACTGCCAGGGGTCTGGACCGCTGGATTCTGATGGTCTTCCTGGCCTTCACCCTGACGACGCTGCACCGCTCAGAGGCCCTGACCTTGAAGGAAGCTGCACGCCTGGCTCTCTACGCCTTGTTCCCCGAAGTCAGGCTCAACCACCTGCTGGGCCAGCTTCGGAAAGAGCAAGAATTCCTCCACCAGCACGGCTATTCGCTCAGCTATGCAAGGTGCAACTTATGA
- a CDS encoding LexA family protein, whose translation MQREKAIGGRACEVLNIIGELTVEDVMITSSRITARTDMIRQNVRQQVLKLESLDLIEPETDEVGRMMIIRLRPVGYAELGMTPATESTGLPILGEVAAGQPTCTSDQAPGHAGHLQHLFRVRPGDFLLRVRGDSMIGIGIQPSDLVVIRASHEEPQPGTITLVCIPGEDTAILKRWHRKGRCVTLTSENLDCSPLTFDVESVQMQGYFLHCIATRS comes from the coding sequence ATGCAACGAGAAAAAGCAATTGGTGGACGCGCCTGCGAGGTCCTGAACATCATCGGAGAACTGACCGTGGAGGATGTCATGATTACCAGTTCACGCATCACGGCCCGTACAGACATGATCAGACAGAATGTCCGGCAGCAGGTATTGAAGCTGGAATCACTGGACCTGATCGAACCCGAGACAGACGAGGTTGGCAGGATGATGATCATCAGGCTAAGGCCGGTCGGGTATGCGGAGCTGGGCATGACACCGGCAACGGAGAGCACGGGGTTGCCGATCCTGGGTGAGGTGGCTGCAGGACAGCCCACATGCACCTCCGATCAGGCCCCAGGTCATGCCGGCCATCTGCAGCACCTGTTCCGTGTGCGCCCGGGAGACTTTCTCCTCAGGGTACGCGGTGACAGCATGATCGGCATCGGGATTCAGCCCAGTGACCTGGTGGTGATTCGCGCCAGCCATGAGGAGCCACAACCCGGTACCATCACGCTGGTCTGCATTCCGGGCGAGGACACCGCCATACTCAAACGCTGGCACCGCAAGGGTCGGTGCGTCACCCTCACCAGTGAGAATCTGGACTGCTCGCCGCTGACGTTCGATGTGGAGAGCGTTCAGATGCAGGGGTATTTCTTACACTGTATCGCCACGCGAAGCTGA